The following are from one region of the Verrucomicrobiaceae bacterium genome:
- a CDS encoding autotransporter-associated beta strand repeat-containing protein, whose translation MRRYRQPISALLVSLLVFWQVSPSLIAATVYWDGSTDGAWATAANWNTAADGSGANVTFANNNDLVFITTGGINLTQTLGANRTVRSLSFNSNLTAPLAISGSTLTIAPTGAGLTPTGTGIDMSAAGADVTIGSTITLGGDQTWLLGAGRTLTVTSAFTADATDDLILDGAGTLSLGNTTDNNFQIGSITLQNGANLLNTQDNPFGDTTTAIIMNAGTTWDKGGFTDAFKAISGTGGSVINAGNLDFRSLTGESNMFSGTVTAAAGNTTADLIKQGQGNLGTQIIAGDVDFKDQLLVYSGTLGLEGASGAANQVGTTLTNGVAVLLGRTDASTVRDAGVPMSTLLLDSTVANHAAQNRLRDDSEIEFRSTGHLKLIGNAAAMTTENVGVLDVAESNFADTHAVVTLQDGGAGITLTANGLLRSLGSTLLVRGNGLGTAAAGAGVTNLIFDVTVPSITGVAGTPTVGILQGVFGDTSASGTGTGLTTYGTNGVRLLTSAEYAATFSGAGENVSLTANQTLSGALTDLTATLAGAGVTLDLGAATLTLANASIVSNGTAAGTISNGSISFGAATEGIIYTPQDLTLNASIIGSAALTKAGIGKLTLSAAQTYTGMTSITQGSVDVTGSFILPATRLNVDNATLNFTGAGAYNRTGLLSGSWNSTVNLNDTALELVGLGTDISYFGQLNGSASSTLIKTGGNIWTQRSLNSSFLGNVIVRSGTFRLLGDTSTSTSPAAGTLTGAASFLVETGGTLSLDNQTATDTRSISNRIGDTATVTLNRGTFVITGNNSARPSETIGSMVLQGAYNTITLDADFGSNTDTNTSHGDVVLTAGTLVRQNSATALVRGDNLGFAIGGIADDATAANTTGGSAGDPGGAESNLKFTTAPTLSGAGTGSAIGIIPYLTGGVSAGSSGSSLVTYDATTGIRLLDFSPTTTDYAFRAVSTATNLTASTLSGNNVYIDITANSSDAILDANVTIGGLVLDNTGGTASDLNLNGNTLTIAGGALLSTGSYDNEVLAGGVITFGDNLATGYEGYINGVRPININALITDNGANSVSLTTDNTVYLQNNNTYTGPTVINSGRIETVTVNALPVGTLLTVNGAGALRLFGGSQEIGGLQGIGFVENQHATIVRALTINTDTVSDNFTFSGVLRNGAAAVLELVKTGPGTQQLAGLVGSTATGTVTVQDGRLVLDGGMTADSGLTYTDNRLATTVPVVLGSGSSSGILQIGGVTRQLNQTIGSLATAGSGTTNTIVGGNSALSTLTIDQASNTTFIGNLGGAGTNENNLSISKTGAGELIVTGNASYAGTTSVTNGKLILNGTHNLDGAITVGPGELRVSGAGLLGGSSGSSITVNNGGSFILNDGNTNQTFGGTGNILTLNQSTLTTQVGFGLIGATSDRITLGSGQTLSITGLIDTVIVVGSSPTVLTDRGYLLIDSAVDGAFTGTGSFQIGAIENAGNFIYNVAREVTGTDPDRLYLTVTANTTPPPNDAWWKGDLTGPAAGSWTAVQLGGSSNWDTSESGGVDAAVPPGANSHVHFSATGGANFATQLLSTLTIKALTFHAGSGTNGVSIAGTGPLTIGNGTDTPSLNVLTSGNDAITISAPVLLGAAQSWNIEDGSAVLTVSGGISGTGGLSLNDNGTASGTLLLTTTSSAYSGATSVSAGRLALEGINRLPITTDLTLGSATRSAILQLGTATAAASTTIGNLLEGAASGSSIVGGNAASSILTVVQSTVVTFDGVIGGIGTNENNIGITKDGDATLTLNGANTYAGATTVTEGTLDLGATGSIAGSAGINVIADAGTNAIFDVNGRTAVLSAGVTLGGSDGTATARINDTATGGLITLGGNVTYLAANNPLGATINANLSNGGNSRTFTVEDSSNATTDLTLNGTFASSNSATITGAGTMTVNANWTLAGTNLSITKTGNGILNLNAITNATGTGDWNISGGTVNATVTNALNANDNIIVTGTGLADSVILNISGTAGTSGVHQGNDFYIRAGARVNVSTTNGISTGTDSILIGDSASIATPGVLDLQSADINVGANGLLLGASGGQTGNIIGDGVITTVGGYTLRNGLIEDGITLAGGSLTKIGDGTVTFYGTRTAGNTNIQEGHLILDYSTNNSSKIAGVLTLGATTQGNLTTPISLVIEGSDSAATIQAVSSTTMGTTGHVLVDINAGTGQTATLELGAITHSIVGSTVNFDYSSSSAKATTTAAAVPALGYATVTTGGTTRIAGVDAAGTIIQASTTTGNDSSLWVHDANIINTAGYTGTVASCAVIQSLTFDAAAASAIAIDSGNALIINSGGILVNSTVGANASVISGGSIYGSNTSPLGEITVHQHNAAAPLTISSNIVQSSGIAKSGAGELAISGSNTFVPNSRLTINEGTVSISGGSALDDSTSILMRANTVLNINSSETVGNLDTSGGTISIATGQTLTLNQTAASTVTSAITGAGNLVKNGTGILTLTGTSTRTGTTTINGGNITLSGAAGMMNGSTAFILNGASLVSDQNDATERNRISNSAAITLNNTAGTNGLMSTTNQGNTKTEDVGAVTLGAGHNTLTAYGSVTSAISNLSVDSLTRSGRATALVRGNNLGTAASTTRGQIIVNVAAGNTAIEGQEIGGGGAAGSTSMSIIPWLVGDSSQSGLGNSFVTNTGTTNGLRPLTAAEYKTDEADFNALAAATPSTDNVRFATNPSATLTGTPSAINSLVFDSTAAITATAATSTSIEITTGAILAANTGNHAIDGFSSITTGGGSDYTVYVTTSASTFTIGSPLTTTVPLVKSGAGTLSLTSNANTFTDVFINQGAILINNPDKLGTGSLNFDGGILRLASGFSGALGSKVVNLLTGGGTIDTNGINTTVTDIAITGTTSLTKAGSGTLTLAGTAATTHAGQTVLTGGSLALAKTVGTNAIGTGGIWVQGLTNGGTVTLSNIASEQIADTATVTMTNNGGTPTGGAVWNLNAQSETIANLDMSTVSTSATKVNIASGGMLTVTGSINLNHNRAATGNSSSHVEITGAGTLNLGGGQRIITVESNNTAANLPGSDADIDTVITNGGIIKQGSRTLYLKGANTYSGVTDIQQGTVSISTSAGLGDASATNTIRIANGTLQSTGANVNLTANRSIELDGVSAIIDVTGTNVLTAPALSLAMTACLSPKPAPAH comes from the coding sequence ATGCGCCGCTATCGGCAGCCCATTTCAGCGCTGCTCGTTTCCCTTTTGGTATTTTGGCAAGTTTCTCCGTCACTCATTGCTGCCACAGTTTATTGGGACGGAAGTACGGATGGAGCCTGGGCAACTGCTGCGAACTGGAATACGGCCGCAGATGGCTCTGGGGCCAATGTTACCTTTGCGAACAATAATGACCTCGTCTTCATCACTACGGGTGGAATCAATTTGACGCAGACTCTGGGAGCCAACCGTACGGTCAGGAGTCTCTCATTTAATTCAAACCTAACTGCACCGCTGGCGATCAGTGGCAGCACACTCACCATCGCCCCGACAGGCGCAGGGCTGACACCTACGGGAACCGGGATCGACATGTCGGCGGCTGGCGCGGATGTGACTATAGGTTCAACGATCACTCTCGGTGGGGATCAGACTTGGCTGCTTGGAGCCGGTCGCACGCTGACCGTGACGAGTGCCTTCACGGCGGATGCCACGGATGATCTGATTTTGGACGGAGCTGGCACCCTCAGTCTCGGAAATACCACGGACAACAATTTTCAGATAGGAAGTATCACACTGCAAAATGGCGCTAACCTGCTCAATACCCAGGATAATCCCTTCGGAGACACGACGACGGCCATTATTATGAATGCAGGCACGACATGGGACAAAGGAGGCTTCACCGATGCTTTCAAGGCAATCAGTGGTACGGGCGGCTCTGTCATCAATGCGGGCAATCTCGATTTTCGATCCCTTACTGGTGAGAGCAACATGTTCTCTGGTACGGTTACAGCGGCGGCTGGGAATACGACCGCAGACCTCATCAAGCAGGGGCAGGGGAACCTAGGCACGCAGATCATTGCTGGAGATGTAGATTTTAAAGACCAGTTGCTGGTTTACTCTGGCACACTGGGACTAGAGGGTGCGAGCGGTGCTGCTAACCAGGTTGGCACCACACTTACGAACGGTGTGGCAGTGCTATTGGGTCGTACGGATGCATCTACAGTCAGGGATGCGGGGGTGCCGATGTCCACGTTGTTGTTGGATAGCACGGTGGCGAATCATGCGGCCCAAAATCGCCTCCGCGATGACAGCGAGATCGAATTTCGCAGCACGGGGCACCTGAAACTCATCGGTAATGCAGCCGCTATGACTACGGAGAATGTGGGGGTGCTCGATGTGGCGGAGAGCAACTTTGCGGACACGCATGCGGTCGTCACCCTGCAAGATGGTGGTGCTGGCATCACACTGACTGCCAATGGCCTGCTGCGGAGTCTCGGCTCTACTCTCCTTGTCAGAGGGAATGGTCTGGGTACCGCAGCAGCAGGTGCTGGAGTGACGAATTTGATTTTCGACGTCACAGTGCCTTCGATCACGGGTGTCGCAGGCACACCGACAGTGGGAATACTGCAAGGCGTGTTCGGCGATACCTCTGCCTCTGGAACAGGGACGGGCCTAACGACTTACGGTACAAACGGCGTCCGCCTCCTCACCAGCGCTGAATATGCGGCGACTTTCAGTGGCGCGGGGGAAAACGTGAGTTTGACGGCCAACCAGACCCTGTCTGGTGCGCTCACGGACCTCACGGCAACTTTGGCAGGGGCCGGTGTCACTTTGGACTTAGGCGCTGCGACACTCACGCTCGCTAATGCCAGTATCGTGAGCAATGGGACTGCTGCCGGCACAATCAGCAATGGGTCCATTTCATTTGGGGCTGCTACTGAAGGCATCATCTACACACCACAGGATCTCACGCTTAACGCCTCGATAATTGGATCTGCGGCTTTGACGAAGGCGGGCATTGGCAAGCTCACTCTCAGTGCGGCGCAGACTTATACCGGTATGACTTCCATCACCCAGGGAAGTGTTGACGTGACGGGCAGCTTCATTCTCCCTGCTACACGATTGAATGTAGATAATGCCACCTTAAACTTCACCGGAGCTGGCGCTTACAATCGCACGGGACTCCTAAGCGGCTCATGGAACAGTACGGTGAATTTGAATGACACTGCGCTCGAACTCGTCGGGCTCGGCACAGATATCAGTTATTTCGGGCAGCTCAATGGATCTGCTTCCTCCACTCTCATCAAGACCGGGGGCAATATTTGGACTCAGCGTTCGCTCAATAGCTCATTCCTCGGAAACGTGATCGTGCGCAGCGGGACCTTTCGCTTGCTGGGAGATACTTCAACTTCGACAAGCCCTGCTGCCGGCACTCTAACGGGAGCAGCTTCATTCCTCGTGGAGACTGGAGGCACGCTGTCATTGGATAATCAAACCGCCACGGACACGCGGTCGATTAGTAACCGCATCGGGGACACCGCTACTGTTACACTCAATCGTGGCACTTTCGTCATCACCGGAAACAACAGTGCCAGGCCTAGCGAAACCATCGGCAGTATGGTGCTCCAGGGTGCGTATAACACCATCACGCTGGATGCAGACTTTGGCTCCAATACAGACACGAATACCTCACATGGAGACGTGGTGCTCACTGCGGGCACTCTTGTGCGGCAGAATTCTGCTACAGCCCTTGTTCGAGGGGATAATCTAGGCTTTGCCATCGGCGGCATCGCAGACGATGCTACTGCTGCTAATACCACAGGGGGTAGTGCTGGTGATCCTGGAGGGGCAGAGTCGAATCTGAAATTCACCACGGCTCCCACCCTCAGTGGTGCGGGCACAGGTTCTGCGATTGGCATTATTCCTTATCTCACAGGCGGCGTGAGCGCTGGCAGTAGCGGAAGCAGTCTTGTCACCTATGATGCTACAACTGGTATCCGCCTACTCGATTTTAGCCCCACGACGACAGATTATGCCTTCCGTGCTGTCTCTACGGCCACCAATCTCACGGCTTCCACTTTGAGCGGGAATAATGTTTATATCGATATCACTGCGAATAGCTCGGATGCCATTCTCGATGCAAATGTCACCATAGGCGGTCTTGTGTTGGATAATACGGGTGGCACGGCATCTGATCTCAATCTCAATGGCAATACACTCACCATCGCAGGGGGGGCTCTGCTCTCTACAGGATCGTATGACAATGAGGTGCTCGCTGGAGGGGTGATTACCTTTGGCGACAACCTCGCCACTGGCTATGAGGGCTACATTAATGGTGTGCGCCCAATTAACATCAATGCGCTCATTACGGACAATGGGGCTAATTCCGTCTCATTAACCACAGACAACACGGTCTATCTTCAAAATAATAACACATACACTGGTCCTACGGTCATCAACTCCGGTCGTATTGAGACTGTCACTGTCAATGCTTTGCCAGTGGGCACGCTATTGACGGTGAACGGGGCTGGTGCACTACGTCTCTTCGGCGGCAGTCAGGAAATTGGTGGCTTGCAGGGGATCGGTTTTGTCGAAAACCAGCATGCCACCATTGTTCGTGCCCTGACCATCAACACGGACACGGTTTCAGATAATTTCACTTTCAGTGGTGTGCTGCGAAATGGCGCTGCTGCTGTTTTAGAGCTGGTAAAGACCGGCCCAGGCACCCAACAGCTCGCGGGTCTCGTCGGTAGCACGGCTACCGGGACGGTGACTGTCCAGGATGGTCGGCTTGTTCTCGATGGGGGCATGACGGCAGACAGTGGTTTAACTTATACGGATAATCGCCTTGCGACCACGGTCCCAGTCGTGCTCGGCTCAGGTAGCTCCAGCGGCATCCTTCAGATCGGTGGTGTCACTCGGCAGTTGAATCAGACGATTGGCTCCCTAGCTACCGCAGGCTCTGGCACCACAAACACCATCGTAGGTGGAAATTCGGCTCTCTCGACTCTGACGATCGACCAAGCATCCAATACCACATTTATAGGGAATCTCGGCGGAGCTGGCACTAATGAAAACAACCTCTCCATCAGCAAAACCGGGGCAGGTGAACTCATCGTCACAGGAAATGCGTCCTATGCTGGAACCACCAGCGTCACGAATGGTAAACTCATTCTCAATGGCACGCATAATCTCGATGGAGCCATCACTGTCGGTCCTGGAGAGCTGCGTGTCAGCGGAGCGGGCCTGCTGGGCGGCAGCTCTGGCTCCAGCATCACCGTGAACAATGGAGGAAGCTTCATTCTAAATGATGGCAATACAAACCAGACCTTTGGCGGCACAGGCAACATCCTCACCCTTAATCAGAGCACTCTGACGACCCAAGTTGGGTTCGGCTTGATCGGCGCAACGAGTGACCGCATTACTCTCGGGAGTGGTCAGACTCTCTCCATCACCGGCTTGATCGACACGGTCATCGTCGTTGGCTCCTCTCCTACGGTGCTGACGGACCGAGGCTACCTCCTCATCGATTCCGCTGTCGATGGTGCCTTTACGGGAACAGGCAGCTTCCAAATCGGTGCCATTGAGAACGCGGGAAACTTCATCTACAACGTCGCCCGGGAAGTCACCGGCACCGATCCTGATCGCCTCTACCTCACTGTGACTGCCAATACGACTCCACCGCCCAATGATGCTTGGTGGAAGGGCGATCTCACCGGACCTGCAGCGGGCTCTTGGACAGCCGTACAGCTAGGGGGCTCCTCGAACTGGGATACGAGTGAGAGTGGTGGAGTGGATGCAGCCGTCCCACCTGGGGCGAACTCACACGTCCACTTTAGTGCTACAGGAGGTGCCAATTTCGCCACTCAGCTGCTTTCCACTCTTACCATCAAAGCGCTCACCTTTCATGCTGGTAGCGGCACCAATGGCGTTTCCATCGCGGGCACTGGTCCCCTCACTATCGGCAATGGAACTGATACTCCTAGTCTGAATGTGCTCACCAGTGGTAATGATGCCATCACTATCAGTGCCCCGGTTCTGCTCGGAGCTGCACAGTCTTGGAATATCGAAGATGGTAGCGCTGTGCTCACGGTCAGTGGCGGTATCAGCGGCACGGGCGGCCTGAGTCTCAATGACAATGGAACTGCATCTGGCACCCTATTACTGACCACGACCAGCAGCGCCTATTCAGGGGCAACCTCAGTCTCAGCAGGTCGTCTTGCACTCGAGGGCATCAATCGTCTGCCAATCACGACTGACCTCACCCTCGGCAGCGCCACCCGCTCCGCCATCCTCCAGCTCGGCACGGCCACCGCTGCCGCCAGCACCACGATCGGAAACCTCCTCGAAGGAGCCGCCTCTGGTAGCTCCATCGTGGGAGGAAATGCGGCCTCATCCATTCTCACCGTTGTTCAATCCACCGTGGTTACCTTCGACGGGGTCATCGGTGGAATCGGCACGAATGAAAACAACATAGGCATTACCAAGGACGGAGATGCCACACTCACACTCAATGGCGCAAACACCTATGCCGGAGCCACCACCGTCACAGAGGGCACACTTGATCTCGGAGCCACTGGCTCCATCGCTGGATCGGCGGGGATCAATGTAATCGCCGATGCAGGCACAAACGCCATTTTCGACGTCAATGGACGAACCGCTGTATTAAGCGCCGGGGTCACTCTAGGTGGCTCTGACGGGACTGCTACCGCGAGGATCAATGACACGGCCACTGGCGGCCTGATCACTCTGGGGGGCAATGTCACCTATTTGGCCGCCAATAACCCACTCGGTGCCACCATCAACGCCAACCTCTCCAACGGCGGTAATTCACGCACCTTCACAGTCGAAGACTCCTCCAATGCTACCACAGACCTCACCCTCAATGGCACATTCGCATCGAGCAATAGCGCCACCATCACCGGAGCTGGCACCATGACCGTCAATGCTAACTGGACACTTGCAGGCACAAATCTTTCCATCACCAAAACAGGCAATGGCATACTCAATCTCAACGCCATCACCAACGCCACGGGCACTGGCGACTGGAACATCAGTGGCGGTACTGTCAATGCCACTGTCACCAACGCACTCAATGCGAATGATAATATCATCGTCACCGGCACGGGGCTTGCCGACTCCGTCATCCTGAATATCTCCGGCACGGCTGGCACGAGTGGAGTCCATCAGGGAAATGACTTTTACATCCGTGCCGGAGCACGTGTGAATGTCAGTACGACCAATGGCATTAGCACCGGCACGGACTCCATCCTCATCGGTGATTCTGCCTCCATCGCCACTCCAGGCGTCCTTGATCTTCAGAGCGCAGACATCAATGTCGGAGCTAATGGCCTCCTCCTCGGTGCATCTGGTGGCCAAACTGGCAATATCATCGGCGACGGTGTCATCACCACCGTGGGTGGCTACACTCTGCGCAATGGACTCATTGAGGACGGCATCACGCTCGCTGGCGGCTCTCTCACAAAGATAGGCGACGGCACTGTCACCTTCTACGGTACGCGCACTGCGGGAAACACCAATATCCAGGAAGGCCATCTCATTCTCGACTACTCTACCAACAATAGTTCTAAAATCGCTGGGGTTCTCACCCTTGGTGCCACCACACAGGGGAATCTCACCACGCCTATCTCATTGGTCATTGAAGGAAGCGACTCCGCAGCCACCATCCAGGCCGTTTCCAGCACGACCATGGGCACGACGGGGCACGTCCTGGTGGACATCAATGCAGGCACCGGTCAAACAGCCACGCTGGAGCTAGGAGCCATCACCCATTCCATCGTCGGATCTACGGTGAATTTCGATTACTCCTCTTCGAGTGCCAAAGCCACCACCACTGCCGCCGCTGTGCCTGCTCTAGGCTATGCCACCGTCACCACTGGCGGCACCACCCGTATCGCAGGTGTCGATGCTGCTGGGACCATCATTCAGGCCTCCACTACTACTGGAAACGACAGCAGTTTGTGGGTGCATGACGCAAACATCATCAACACTGCTGGCTATACCGGTACCGTAGCCTCCTGCGCCGTCATTCAGAGTCTCACCTTTGATGCCGCTGCCGCATCTGCCATTGCAATTGATTCAGGCAACGCCCTCATCATCAACAGTGGCGGTATTTTGGTAAACTCCACTGTCGGGGCCAATGCCAGCGTCATCAGTGGTGGTTCCATCTACGGCTCCAATACCTCGCCACTTGGAGAAATCACTGTGCATCAGCACAATGCAGCCGCTCCATTGACGATCTCCTCCAACATCGTCCAGAGCTCAGGCATTGCCAAAAGCGGCGCTGGAGAGTTAGCTATCAGCGGTAGTAACACCTTTGTACCCAATAGCCGCCTCACTATCAATGAAGGTACCGTCTCTATCTCTGGCGGCAGCGCCCTCGATGACTCCACCTCCATCCTCATGCGTGCCAATACGGTGCTCAATATCAATTCCTCTGAGACGGTGGGTAATCTAGACACTTCAGGAGGTACCATCTCCATCGCCACTGGTCAGACTCTCACCCTGAATCAAACCGCAGCATCCACAGTAACATCCGCCATCACTGGCGCTGGTAATCTCGTCAAAAACGGCACCGGCATTCTTACCCTCACCGGTACCAGCACGCGCACAGGCACGACCACCATCAATGGTGGTAATATCACTCTCAGTGGGGCCGCTGGCATGATGAACGGCTCCACTGCCTTCATCCTTAATGGAGCCTCCCTCGTTTCGGATCAAAATGACGCTACTGAGCGCAACCGTATCTCCAACAGTGCCGCGATCACTCTCAACAACACCGCCGGCACGAATGGCCTCATGTCCACCACCAATCAGGGCAATACGAAAACTGAAGACGTCGGTGCAGTCACCCTCGGAGCAGGTCATAACACCCTCACCGCCTATGGCAGTGTCACCAGTGCCATCTCGAATCTTTCTGTGGACAGCCTTACACGCTCAGGCCGAGCCACAGCTCTAGTCCGAGGGAATAATCTAGGCACCGCAGCCTCCACCACACGCGGTCAGATCATAGTCAATGTCGCAGCTGGCAATACAGCTATTGAGGGCCAGGAAATAGGTGGTGGTGGAGCTGCAGGCTCAACGAGCATGAGCATTATCCCCTGGCTCGTCGGTGACTCGAGCCAGAGCGGCCTCGGAAACAGCTTTGTCACCAATACCGGCACCACCAATGGCCTGCGCCCACTCACCGCAGCAGAATACAAAACTGATGAAGCAGACTTTAATGCCCTGGCTGCTGCCACTCCGAGCACGGACAATGTTCGCTTTGCCACCAATCCATCGGCCACACTCACTGGCACGCCTTCCGCCATTAATTCCCTCGTCTTCGACTCCACTGCTGCAATCACTGCCACAGCCGCCACCTCCACCAGCATCGAAATCACCACGGGAGCCATTCTCGCCGCCAATACGGGCAATCATGCAATCGATGGCTTTTCGAGCATTACCACGGGTGGTGGTAGTGACTACACTGTCTATGTCACAACTTCCGCTAGCACATTCACCATAGGCTCCCCGCTAACGACGACTGTTCCCCTGGTGAAATCTGGCGCAGGCACTCTCAGTCTCACTAGTAACGCCAACACCTTTACTGATGTCTTTATCAATCAAGGAGCCATCCTCATCAATAACCCCGATAAGCTCGGCACAGGCTCCCTGAATTTCGATGGCGGCATCCTTCGCCTTGCCTCTGGCTTCTCGGGGGCGCTTGGCAGCAAAGTCGTCAATCTCCTCACAGGCGGCGGTACCATCGACACCAATGGCATCAACACTACCGTTACCGATATTGCCATCACGGGCACCACCAGCCTCACCAAAGCAGGCTCAGGCACACTCACCCTCGCCGGCACCGCCGCCACTACCCACGCTGGCCAGACGGTGCTCACCGGAGGTAGTCTCGCCCTTGCAAAGACTGTCGGCACTAATGCTATAGGCACCGGTGGAATATGGGTGCAGGGCCTTACAAACGGTGGCACCGTCACTCTCAGCAACATCGCCAGTGAACAGATCGCAGACACGGCCACCGTCACCATGACCAACAATGGCGGAACACCTACTGGTGGTGCCGTCTGGAATCTCAATGCCCAGAGTGAAACCATCGCCAATCTGGACATGTCCACGGTCTCCACCTCCGCCACAAAGGTAAACATTGCCTCGGGCGGTATGCTGACGGTCACTGGCAGCATCAACCTAAATCACAACCGCGCCGCTACGGGGAATAGTTCATCCCATGTAGAGATCACGGGTGCAGGAACTCTCAACCTCGGTGGCGGCCAGCGAATCATCACAGTGGAGTCGAACAATACTGCTGCCAATCTACCAGGCTCTGATGCCGATATCGACACCGTCATAACAAATGGCGGCATCATCAAACAAGGCAGTCGGACTCTTTATCTCAAAGGTGCCAATACCTACTCCGGCGTCACCGACATCCAACAGGGAACCGTCAGCATTAGCACCAGTGCAGGACTCGGCGATGCCTCCGCCACCAATACCATCCGCATAGCCAACGGCACGCTCCAGAGCACGGGTGCCAATGTAAACCTCACCGCCAACCGCTCCATCGAGCTCGATGGCGTTTCGGCCATCATCGATGTCACCGGCACAAACGTCCTAACGGCCCCGGCGCTATCACTGGCCATGACTGCGTGCCTCTCACCAAAACCGGCACCGGCACACTAG
- a CDS encoding autotransporter-associated beta strand repeat-containing protein: protein MPLTKTGTGTLDISGTNTYEGSTAVTAGTLLANNTSGSATGTGSVTVAAISTLGGTGIIAPALNNSITISGLLAPGTTGATAGSDLALITSGTGNISLSTVTFDIFANTVGTNPLASNDRVLISATDWSNILFSGSKTLNVSTTLDSTTWNSGDNWQLFDWSGIAGGTAPTIGSGGFDVFNLPTLNSGLVWDTSALYTTGIITIAPEPTRALLLLLGLFGLAMRRRRK from the coding sequence GTGCCTCTCACCAAAACCGGCACCGGCACACTAGATATCAGCGGAACAAACACCTACGAAGGAAGCACTGCGGTCACCGCTGGCACCCTCCTCGCCAATAACACCTCTGGCTCCGCTACCGGCACAGGCTCCGTCACAGTCGCTGCTATCAGCACCCTCGGGGGCACTGGCATCATCGCCCCAGCTCTTAATAACAGCATCACCATCAGCGGATTGCTCGCCCCTGGCACCACGGGGGCCACCGCTGGCAGTGATCTCGCTCTCATCACTTCCGGCACTGGTAATATATCCCTCTCCACGGTCACCTTTGACATCTTTGCCAACACCGTCGGCACCAATCCTCTCGCTTCCAACGACCGCGTCCTCATCTCCGCCACCGACTGGAGCAATATCCTCTTCAGCGGCAGCAAGACGCTCAATGTCAGCACCACTCTTGATTCCACTACTTGGAATTCTGGGGATAACTGGCAGCTTTTCGACTGGTCCGGCATCGCTGGCGGCACCGCCCCCACCATCGGTAGCGGCGGCTTCGATGTGTTCAATCTTCCCACGCTCAATAGCGGTCTCGTATGGGATACCAGTGCTCTCTACACCACAGGTATCATCACCATCGCTCCTGAGCCCACTCGTGCCCTGCTCCTCCTGCTAGGCCTGTTTGGCCTCGCTATGCGCCGTCGCCGGAAATGA